One genomic window of Halorhabdus sp. CBA1104 includes the following:
- a CDS encoding GAF domain-containing protein, with the protein MPHRILCVDGDTDARAETVDTLRSALTDLEVGIEGVGTVADAEAALGTDTDAIVTEYELPDGTGFDIVTAAGDICPDAGTVLYTETDPGTLDTTALRGTITEYVGKGSVFGSERLADLVRTTIASRPQGSYPVPQNEADRLAALRSYDLENEALIEALDRITDLAATHFEVEQASINLITEHSQEFLACYGDAAEWERMDREDSICTFTILEDDGVMTVEDVTEDPRFQSRADALVDLGIRAYMGANLVTKRGLVIGPLCVYDDEPRSFTAADEAYLTELATLAMDLIECHARLDAAEDPAEVDR; encoded by the coding sequence ATGCCACATCGGATCCTCTGTGTGGACGGCGACACGGACGCCCGGGCGGAGACCGTCGACACCCTCCGGTCGGCACTGACCGACCTCGAAGTTGGCATCGAAGGGGTCGGGACGGTGGCCGACGCCGAGGCTGCTCTCGGGACGGACACCGACGCGATCGTCACCGAGTACGAGCTGCCCGACGGGACGGGCTTCGATATCGTCACCGCGGCTGGAGATATCTGTCCCGACGCCGGGACGGTCCTCTATACCGAAACCGATCCGGGGACCCTCGACACGACGGCACTCCGGGGGACGATCACCGAGTACGTCGGGAAAGGATCGGTCTTTGGGAGCGAGCGCCTGGCGGATCTGGTGCGGACGACGATCGCATCCAGGCCCCAGGGATCCTATCCTGTGCCACAGAACGAGGCCGATCGCCTTGCAGCCCTTCGATCCTACGATCTGGAGAACGAGGCACTCATCGAAGCGCTCGATCGAATCACCGACCTGGCGGCCACCCACTTCGAGGTCGAGCAGGCTTCGATCAACCTCATCACCGAACACAGCCAGGAGTTTCTGGCGTGTTACGGGGACGCCGCCGAGTGGGAGCGGATGGATCGGGAAGACTCGATCTGTACGTTCACGATCCTCGAAGACGACGGCGTGATGACCGTCGAAGACGTGACCGAAGATCCCCGATTCCAGTCCCGAGCGGACGCGCTGGTCGACCTCGGCATCCGGGCGTACATGGGTGCAAATCTCGTCACGAAACGTGGCCTCGTCATCGGCCCACTGTGTGTCTACGACGACGAACCCCGATCGTTCACCGCGGCCGACGAGGCGTATCTCACGGAGTTGGCAACCCTAGCGATGGACCTGATCGAGTGTCACGCTCGACTCGATGCGGCCGAGGATCCCGCGGAGGTGGACCGATGA